The following is a genomic window from Xiphophorus couchianus chromosome 5, X_couchianus-1.0, whole genome shotgun sequence.
GTGCGGCCTGGCCGGCTGCTGGGGGTCTGCTCCTCGGTGGACAACTGCCGTCTTTTCATCGGTGGGATTCCCAAAACCAAGAAGCGCGAGGAGATCCTGGAGGAAGTCTCCAAAGTGACGGAAGGCGTATTAGACGTGATAGTTTACGCCAGTGCTGCTGACAAGATGAAGAACCGTGGCTTTGCATTTGTAGAGTATGAATCACATCGAGCAGCCGCCATGGCTCGCAGAAAGTTGATGCCGGGAAGAATTCAGCTGTGGGGCCACCAGATCGCAGTGGACTGGGCTGAGCCAGAGATTGACGTAGATGAAGACGTGATGGAGACAGTAAAGATACTCTACGTTAGGAATCTAATGATGGAGACCAGCGAGGAGACAATCAGAAACGTAGGATATACACTCTCATTCTTATTCCTTACATTTTTGGGGGGTATTGAGTATGTAAGAGTGTTTTTGAAGTTCTGTGAGAAAAGTTAGGTGAAAAATGACAGAATGTGAGGCAATAAATGCTATATTTCAGAGCTCTAAACCTTGCTAGTAGGccctgaatattttatttgctgaagAAGAACAGCTATGGAGTAAATAACTGGTACACAAAAAGCCACATCAGGTGGTGAAGGGACTGGTCTTCTTTCTGGTCAttgtaattttgcttttgtATACAACAAAAACAGCGAGTGATGGTTAAAAgaagatttaaattattttaatacctCAACCCGActgacattttattaataaattagatgccattgccttttttttgttaacagaTTTTCAGCCAGTGGAACCCCGGATGCGTGGAGCGTGTGAAGAAAATCCGTGACTATGCTTTCGTCCACTTTATGTCCCGAGATGATGCTGTGCTGGCCATGGACCACCTCAATGGCACAGAGATCGAAGGGTCCTGCATCGAAGTGACACTTGCCAAGCCGGTAGATAAAGAGCAGTACTCACGTCAGAAAGCCTCTAAAGGAGGAGCTTCTGCTACACCAGAGCCTACCCAGCAGAACTACATCTACCAGTGTGACCCCTACACGTTGGCTTACTATGGTTACCCTTACAGCACACTTATTGGACCCAACAGGGAATACTTTGTGAAaggttggttgtttttaatatttttcaactaatatttattttaaaaaatgtattattttggtgaaagaaagaaatatctgtaaatattgATGATAGCTGAAACCTTTTGGACCAGTACCCCTCCAGAGATTTCTGTTGACCTAAAAAAGCCATCAGTGTTTGTTAATGTCCACAATGACTAAAATTATGATTGAATCTTTGatcaatgttttgaaaaatatttagctaattgTTTGTGGCTCAAAATCGGAGGCCAGTTGttcaaaggcaaaaacaaaacaatttgatGGACCAATGAATGCTAATCCCATTACCTTAAATGATTGACTGAATGTGGTCTTGGGTGGAAGCAGGAAAATCTTTTTGACTATCAACAAtcattgtgttttggttttctctCCAAAGGATCCCCAATGATACAGAACAATGGTAATCCCTTATGTCCATATTCCTACTTACACCTCAAATGAACAATTAGTTTTCTTGCCATTACATCTTCTAACACCATCTTTTTTCCTCCTGTCCTGTCAACTACCATTTCATGCTGGGTTATTATAGAGTTATCACCAAAGCTCCAAACACCTCAGAGTAcaatttaactgtttttcagGAATATTGCCAAAATTCCCCCCAATGCTTCTCGACCAACTTCTGAGCAAATCCtttgagaaatgtattttgtacaAGCAGACTACAGCTACTGCGCTGGTCTTAAATAGgttaatcaacattttttgaAGTTCTGCTCAAAGGTTATAGGTTAAGGGCAGTTAATGTTTTACTTGCAGCATCTCTCTTTGAATCATCATTGGGTATTAATCTTAATTACTTGGTTCCAGAGGCAATCTCATAGTGATTTCtgcaatttaattaaatttaaactgcTGTTGGGTTGTATTGGTTATATACTTATTTTAAAGCCTCTTATCACTTACAAAATAGAGTTTGGAGGCTGTACTCAATATGTCACATTAAATTTGGTTTTAAGCTAGGGTAACTGGTAGAAAAAGTAAAGTGATGGGAAATCAACATAATAGTCTTTCCCTCAATGACTTTTTTCATCGAAACTAATGCTTCTGTCAGACAGTCACTCTGACTGCTCACTACATGTTTCACACTGGAAGATACTTGGTGGCGCACTTCCTACCATCTGTTTCCTGTGTAAATAATTGTAGGTTTAATAgtaaattaacaacaaatatatatttggcAATGACTCAGGGAtaaatgaaataacatttgCATGAACTGCTAGGACATTTTTAAGACTGAAGTGTTTTAAAATAGTCTGTTTTGGTCTTGACCCCACTCAGATTAGTTCCTAGCTTTAGCATCTAAAACCTGAAGTAAGTTTTAGCTGAAGATGCTATGAGAGTTATCAGCTGCAGGTAAAATACTAACTGCCTCCAGTTTTTAAACAATACTTTAACAAGTCTCTTACATAAAGGTCAATTTCTCAAGTGGAGCTTCTGAACCCAACGTAAAATCCTGCTGCCCAACAAAACATCTACAAATCCCAGCCCACAACCCCATCATCATATTATACTGTAACTGTATTTTAAGCAGGTTCCGTGCGAGGGCGTGGTCGTGCAGCCTCAGGTAATCGTACCCCTGGACCTCGAGGGTCTTACCTAGGGGGTTATTCTGCCGGTCGTGGCATCTACAGTCGCTACCACGAGGGCAAGACCAAGCAGCCCGAAAAGCCCTATGAACTGATACCCAGTCTGGAGCTCCCTGCCTCCGTCAACCCAGTTGGCATCAAACCAGGCACAAGTCAGTGAGACAGACATACTCATTAATGTCATCGCCCATCTCTGAGCCTTTACTAAACCTCTGTCCTGCGTGGTTTACGGAACCTTTCTTGAATCTGCATGATAGCTGTTGCTGGATGGTCATGAATATAAAGGCATAATATCAACCCATGTGAGCATGACCAGAAAGTAGCTGCTTTACTTCAGTCCTCTTTCTACCTCTAATCAAAAACGAAATGTGTTGTTTAGTGTTCAGACTGATAATAGTGCTGTGTCAAGGGAAAACAATGGGATTCATTGGTCAGCAGTTGTTTTAATCATTGAGGGAATTTAACAATGCAGACCAGTGATGCATTCATTGATTTAAAAGCAGTTAgggattaaaaatatatatcagaaCATATACCCCAATTTGGACATGTCACACCAAGCTTTTcagcttaaatgtttttcaattgcCAGGCATCATCGCCATAATGTTGAGACAAAATTTTATGTTCTTTATAACCTTTTGATTAGTGTGTAATTCCCCACACAGCACTGTTATCTGTTTAGACAGGATTGTACTTACAGAATCTGCTTCCACAATATAATGCATTCACTCAGTTCCAATTTGACTTTATAATGGTTGaaatagtttaaattaaaaaaaataaaaattaaattgtctTTCCCAACATGTTtcaaatttccagtttttaatttgttttcattaaatagtTTCAGTCAAAATGGAGCTGAAATGCAAAACTAATTCACAAATTTAAACTGTATCCCAATCAGCTAAATTATAATGCCAGTGTTTGGAAAAGTTGatcttaaataataataatctctgATCCAAAAGAAGAAGGACATGACAAGAAAGGTTTGAGAATTTTTCTACTTTGTTTCCTGCCAGTAAGAAGAAGGAAGTGCAGCGACGGTAATGCTCGGAAGATATTCAACTCATAAAGGAAACATCAATCAGGGCAGATAAATCTCAGCACAGAAAACTCAATAGCTCTGTTGGTgcacattgcaaaaaaaaaaatgtagttacaTAATAAGGTAATTAACTATGTTTTGCTTATTCAGTCCTGACAGAGAGTCCAACCAGCTTTCCAGTAACTAATTGGGAATTTGTCATACCTTCAGATATCATCAGTTTTGAAAGAAGGAAGAGCTGAAGACAGCATTATGCTAGTAAAGTAGTATCAACAATAGGATTGTAGTTAATTTTCAGATTAAGACACAGGGATTTTCACATGTGAGTTCTGTTCAAAGAAtataaaaccttttgaaaatttTCAGCTTAATTATATGTTGTTTATTTGGCTGCAGAATAATGAGAATACATCTCAACACGACTAATTGGACCAAATGCatacaactgaaaataaatattcagataCATTGTAGAAAAGCATTCAACCTTCCTCATTTGTTGATGTCATACTAGATCTTTTGTTCTCTATGTTAGGCAAATTAAGATGAccgtttttttcccctatttACTAAATCCTGAAATTATAGAAGAGATTTTAGAGAGGTTGCTTGGTCCTTTCATCAAAGTGAGAAGTTGTCATACATTAGGATTAGCATGCCTTTAAACAAGCTAGCAAATCCCAGAGGATGATTAAATGTTTCCTAAGCTTCACAATATTTGAGGTAATTGGAGGCACTCCTGACATCATGGtgaaatcaaaagaaatcagcTTATAGACCTGAACAAGTCTGGGTCGAATTTCCCAGTGCCTAAGGGTTCTATGTTCATCTGCTCAAACAATTGTATGCAAACACAGTGGGAATGTCCACCCATTGTGCCATTCTACGTTTAAGAGATGaatatacaaatgtttttttcttgcaaaccTGAGAATACCATCCATACTGTAAAGTGTATGGGCAACAGCATAATGTTGTGTGGGTGTTTTGTTGCAGGAGGGAGTAGTGAACTTCATCATGAAAGGACATGATACGGAAATATTGAAACAACATCTCAAAATGATAACCAGAAAGTTAACATTTGGACACAACTGGACAATAACCTTAAGCAAACCAAATTAGTTACAGTATCTGAAGGacaataaagtcaatattttgaaACCCTATGTCTCTAGAACGTTAATGGGAAGAGCAGAAAAGGTGAATGAACAAACTGAACCTCAGTCACATTAGTTCCATCCAC
Proteins encoded in this region:
- the rbm47 gene encoding RNA-binding protein 47 isoform X2 encodes the protein MTAEDPVSSSNMSNNSTPSKPSKPSGASFHPLQGQITLPEGVAGAPNEAALLSLMERTGYGMVQENGQRKYGPPPGWSGPAPPRGCEIFVGKIPRDVYEDELVPVFETVGRIYEMRLMMDFDGKNRGYAFVMYTEKHEAKRAVRELNNYEVRPGRLLGVCSSVDNCRLFIGGIPKTKKREEILEEVSKVTEGVLDVIVYASAADKMKNRGFAFVEYESHRAAAMARRKLMPGRIQLWGHQIAVDWAEPEIDVDEDVMETVKILYVRNLMMETSEETIRNIFSQWNPGCVERVKKIRDYAFVHFMSRDDAVLAMDHLNGTEIEGSCIEVTLAKPVDKEQYSRQKASKGGASATPEPTQQNYIYQCDPYTLAYYGYPYSTLIGPNREYFVKGSPMIQNNGSVRGRGRAASGNRTPGPRGSYLGGYSAGRGIYSRYHEGKTKQPEKPYELIPSLELPASVNPVGIKPGTMALPTLGGQYQVFSAPPAAKVMEEGKVHSVEHLMNPLTMQHPEHSAATAAAAAATVLPSVSTPPPFQGRPITPVYAMAHNVQRIPAAASLYGAGYVPIANYAANTAALAALQKNAAMAATAYGGYAGYAMPQAFPAAAFPLPIHDIYQSY
- the rbm47 gene encoding RNA-binding protein 47 isoform X3, producing MTAEDPVSSSNMSNNSTPSKPSKPSGASFHPLQGQITLPEGVAGAPNEAALLSLMERTGYGMVQENGQRKYGPPPGWSGPAPPRGCEIFVGKIPRDVYEDELVPVFETVGRIYEMRLMMDFDGKNRGYAFVMYTEKHEAKRAVRELNNYEVRPGRLLGVCSSVDNCRLFIGGIPKTKKREEILEEVSKVTEGVLDVIVYASAADKMKNRGFAFVEYESHRAAAMARRKLMPGRIQLWGHQIAVDWAEPEIDVDEDVMETVKILYVRNLMMETSEETIRNIFSQWNPGCVERVKKIRDYAFVHFMSRDDAVLAMDHLNGTEIEGSCIEVTLAKPVDKEQYSRQKASKGGASATPEPTQQNYIYQCDPYTLAYYGYPYSTLIGPNREYFVKAGSVRGRGRAASGNRTPGPRGSYLGGYSAGRGIYSRYHEGKTKQPEKPYELIPSLELPASVNPVGIKPGTMALPTLGGQYQVFSAPPAAKVMEEGKVHSVEHLMNPLTMQHPEHSAATAAAAAATVLPSVSTPPPFQGRPITPVYAMAHNVQRIPAAASLYGAGYVPIANYAANTAALAALQKNAAMAATAYGGYAGYAMPQAFPAAAFPLPIHDIYQSY
- the rbm47 gene encoding RNA-binding protein 47 isoform X1, with product MTAEDPVSSSNMSNNSTPSKPSKPSGASFHPLQGQITLPEGVAGAPNEAALLSLMERTGYGMVQENGQRKYGPPPGWSGPAPPRGCEIFVGKIPRDVYEDELVPVFETVGRIYEMRLMMDFDGKNRGYAFVMYTEKHEAKRAVRELNNYEVRPGRLLGVCSSVDNCRLFIGGIPKTKKREEILEEVSKVTEGVLDVIVYASAADKMKNRGFAFVEYESHRAAAMARRKLMPGRIQLWGHQIAVDWAEPEIDVDEDVMETVKILYVRNLMMETSEETIRNIFSQWNPGCVERVKKIRDYAFVHFMSRDDAVLAMDHLNGTEIEGSCIEVTLAKPVDKEQYSRQKASKGGASATPEPTQQNYIYQCDPYTLAYYGYPYSTLIGPNREYFVKGSPMIQNNAGSVRGRGRAASGNRTPGPRGSYLGGYSAGRGIYSRYHEGKTKQPEKPYELIPSLELPASVNPVGIKPGTMALPTLGGQYQVFSAPPAAKVMEEGKVHSVEHLMNPLTMQHPEHSAATAAAAAATVLPSVSTPPPFQGRPITPVYAMAHNVQRIPAAASLYGAGYVPIANYAANTAALAALQKNAAMAATAYGGYAGYAMPQAFPAAAFPLPIHDIYQSY
- the rbm47 gene encoding RNA-binding protein 47 isoform X4, translating into MTAEDPVSSSNMSNNSTPSKPSKPSGASFHPLQGQITLPEGVAGAPNEAALLSLMERTGYGMVQENGQRKYGPPPGWSGPAPPRGCEIFVGKIPRDVYEDELVPVFETVGRIYEMRLMMDFDGKNRGYAFVMYTEKHEAKRAVRELNNYEVRPGRLLGVCSSVDNCRLFIGGIPKTKKREEILEEVSKVTEGVLDVIVYASAADKMKNRGFAFVEYESHRAAAMARRKLMPGRIQLWGHQIAVDWAEPEIDVDEDVMETVKILYVRNLMMETSEETIRNIFSQWNPGCVERVKKIRDYAFVHFMSRDDAVLAMDHLNGTEIEGSCIEVTLAKPVDKEQYSRQKASKGGASATPEPTQQNYIYQCDPYTLAYYGYPYSTLIGPNREYFVKGSVRGRGRAASGNRTPGPRGSYLGGYSAGRGIYSRYHEGKTKQPEKPYELIPSLELPASVNPVGIKPGTMALPTLGGQYQVFSAPPAAKVMEEGKVHSVEHLMNPLTMQHPEHSAATAAAAAATVLPSVSTPPPFQGRPITPVYAMAHNVQRIPAAASLYGAGYVPIANYAANTAALAALQKNAAMAATAYGGYAGYAMPQAFPAAAFPLPIHDIYQSY